One region of Ictalurus furcatus strain D&B chromosome 17, Billie_1.0, whole genome shotgun sequence genomic DNA includes:
- the amotl2b gene encoding angiomotin-like protein 2b yields MRTEDASSTVLHRLIQEQLRYGNPTDARTLLAIQQQALRSAVNGGTGSPRSSSDSFSQEERQEPQGQEHHVDFQHSEIYLPYHHEQLPTYEQAKANSQLVASQWCQDRQIYPEDNPKPSHARSLSERLMQLSLLRKDVNVESLSASSSSSYPQIAGYQLRQHHIGFQPHASTSDHAHEIEAFYPKPPPPFHSQHTRLVPPALSPEARHVLFLSAPPAGREVSPQTELLMKENERLKQELEGHAEKALRIQKLEQEIQRISEAYDTLMQGCLKRETLEQTLRSKLMAEIKRLQDVNTDLRDSLESSSIQAAKDVKAADHNEQVIANLRMQNEEQKSQCARLERDVQFLREEMSTVQERSRQLQAELHRKSAYVERVERLQGALAQLQATCEKREGLELRLRTRLEAELRTLRNQQRQTRACPGVTASSANVSVLLERLREREERILAMEADMTRWEQKYLEEKTMMEFAMDTAATAAAQRDTTIINNRSPCHSSKTSPGEDPPRIQSQEVENRIRDLYGQIMEKDAVISVLHYRLQQEQEPEHCEEGEGVPLSCPTHPGSSSSYNKESDKQKPQNPLEGLDSVEAEAVEIFI; encoded by the exons ATGCGAACGGAGGATGCGTCAAGCACTGTGCTGCACCGACTGATCCAGGAGCAGCTGCGTTACGGaaatcccacagacgctcgcaCCCTTCTGGCCATCCAGCAGCAGGCCCTACGGAGCGCGGTGAACGGAGGAACCGGAAGCCCTCGCTCCTCTTCAGACAGCTTTTCCCAGGAGGAACGTCAGGAACCGCAGGGCCAAGAGCACCATGTTGACTTCCAGCATTCGGAGATCTATCTTCCCTACCACCATGAACAGCTGCCCACGTATGAGCAGGCCAAAGCGAATTCGCAGCTCGTGGCCTCGCAGTGGTGCCAGGACAGGCAGATTTATCCAGAGGATAACCCTAAACCGAGCCATGCCAGGTCGCTCAGCGAGCGTCTCATGCAGCTCTCGCTTCTACGCAAAGACGTTAACGTGGAGTCGCTCTCCGCGAGCTCATCTTCTAGCTACCCGCAAATAGCCGGCTATCAACTTAGACAGCATCATATAGGATTTCAGCCTCATGCGTCCACGTCTGATCACGCCCACGAGATTGAAGCGTTCTACCCGAAACCACCACCACCTTTCCACTCCCAACACACCAG ACTCGTCCCACCCGCGCTGTCACCTGAAGCACGCCACGTGCTTTTTCTAAGCGCGCCCCCTGCTGGCAGGGAGGTCTCCCCACAGACGGAGCTGCTGATGAAGGAGAACGAGAGGCTGAAGCAGGAGCTGGAAGGCCACGCAGAAAAGGCGCTCAGGATTCAGAAG cTGGAGCAGGAAATCCAGAGGATCTCTGAGGCCTATGACACTCTGATGCAGGGCTGCTTGAAGAGAGAAACACTGGAGCAGACGCTCAGGAGCAAGCTGATGGCAGAAATCAAGAGGCTTCAGGACGTGAACACGGACCTGAGAG acAGCCTGGAGAGCAGCAGCATTCAGGCGGCGAAAGATGTGAAAGCTGCAGACCATAACGAGCAGGTTATCGCTAACCTCCGCATGCAGA atgagGAGCAGAAGTCGCAGTGTGCGCGACTGGAGCGCGACGTGCAGTTTCTACGTGAGGAGATGAGCACTGTGCAGGAGCGCAGCCGGCAGCTGCAGGCCGAGCTGCACAGGAAGAGTGCGTACGTGGAGAGGGTGGAGCGTCTGCAGGGGGCGCTGGCTCAGTTACAGGCCACCTGTGAGAAGAGAGAGGGTCTGGAGCTTCGTCTGCGCACAAGGCTGGAGGCGGAGCTGCGCACACTCAGGAACCAGCAG AGGCAGACCCGAGCGTGTCCGGGCGTCACGGCATCCTCGGCGAACGTGAGCGTCCTGCTGGAGCGCCTGAGGGAACGAGAGGAACGGATTTTGGCCATGGAGGCTGACATGACTCGCTGGGAGCAGAAATACCTGGAGGAGAAAACCATGATGGAGTTCGCCATGGACACGGCGGCCACCGCTGCGGCACAGAG agacaccaccatcatcaacaacCGCTCGCCCTGTCACTCATCTAAAACCAGCCCCGGTGAGGATCCGCCTCGGATTCAGAGCCAGGAAGTAGAAAACAG GATCCGCGATCTGTACGGGCAGATCATGGAGAAGGACGCCGTGATTAGTGTCCTTCATTACCGGCTCCAGCAGGAACAGGAACCGGAGCACTGTGAAGAGGGTGAGGGTGTGCCTTTGAGTTGCCCCACCCACCCTGGCTCAAGCTCCTCCTACAATAAAG aaagcGACAAACAGAAGCCGCAGAATCCATTGGAAGGTCTGGACAGCGTGGAAGCCGAGGCAGTGGAAATCTTCATCTGA